The genomic interval atcctcctacctcagcttcctgagtagctgggactacaggtgtgggccaccacacccagctaattttattttttatgtgtgtttttttgtagagatggggtcttgctaggttgcctaatcgtcccaccttggcctctcaaagtgctggaagtacagttgtgagccaacatgcccagcctggggaagtgctattggttaaaaaaaattccctaacTGAGTTTAATCTATAACCAGGGTTTAGAAATACTGCTGTGCAAAAATAACAACGCTTTACTAAGTGGTGCCATTAGGAATGCTAAGGGGGGAGTGATTAATGATAACCAAGCCGGAACCCAGGCAGGTGTAGGGAGAGATGGCATCTGAGAGTGACTAAGAGGGGGCCAAACACGGGGTGGGGCAGAAGATTCCAGAACAAGGGAGCAGGGAGGTTAGAGAATGGCCTGTGGAGGGGCAGAAAGTGAAGTTTCTGCCATTGAAGAACTctaggggctgggcgtggtggctcatgcctgtaatcccagcactttgggaggccgaggcaggtggatcacctgcggtcaggagttcaagatcagcctgggcaacatggcaaaaccccatctcttatcaaaaatacaaaaattagccaggtgtggtggcaggtgcctgtaatcccagctactggggaggccgaggcagtagaatcgcctgaacctggggagtggaggttgcgttgagctgggattgcaccatttctctccaggctgggagacagagcgagactctgtctcaaaaaaaaaaaaaaaaaaagaactttaggaCCAATCCCTGGGGAGATGGTCACCTACGTAATTCTGGACCTGTGGGGATAGCAACTCAAGAGACGCGTGGACAGCATGGGCCAATAACTTGGAGGAGCAAGGCTGTTTGCCCTCGGAGGCCCAGCTTGAGTCACTACCTTCAGGTAACAGCTCTTTCTAGCACCAAAATGACACTCATGAATAATTCACACTTCCTGGTTCTGTGTCTACAGCAATCAGCTCTGGCTTTAGGTTTGTTGTTTCGGGTCTCGGTGCAATAATTCTTTTGAACTGTCTTTACAGGAAGACCTCATTTTTTTGCCCCCATGCCCTTATTTCCCTCCAGTTTTTTTCACTTAAGGGCCAATGAATCCAAGATTTCtttggaaagaaaggaggagggaggaatggaggatGGGTGTTTATGAGTCTGTGTGTAGGTGAGGGTGTGGCCAGGGTGTCGCCTGAAGCACCCATTTGCAAACCCAAAATTTCAAGTCTTGGGGTTGGCTTCCTAACTGTTGCCTCCTCCTCATTCATTCCATCCCTCCAGCACTGTGAAGCAGCTGTGCTGGTAGTCGGTCAGGGGTAGGTCCTGGTTACCTAAGGCTAAGACAATTTCATTCACCTTGGACACTTACTAGTTTGGTGATGCGCACTGACCTCGGGCGTAGGCCGATCATCTCAGGGACTCTGCTACCCACGTGATGGACTGGCCAGGAGTGGGCACATGACTTAGCTGGTCCATCACTGTGAAGTCTCTCTTGCTTGGATGTGAAGGAAGAAACTTGGAGGCCCTGGAGTTTTTGGCAGTCATTTCACTTTTGAACTCACTGTGATGGGCACCAACACATTACATTATCGTTGAGTCAGTCTATGGTAGATTATTCCCAAAGATAATCCCCCATAAATTCCCTGCATGATAATCCCTCATAAGGATTAGAAGGAATTCTCATAATCCCTCATAAGGATCCCTGTCTGTACATGGGATCCTCCCATTAATAAGTGAAATCTATGTCCTTATCTCTTGAATCTAGTGGACTTGGAATTTATATTCACCAACAGAACAAGGTAGAAGTCATATTCTCAGACTTCCAAACCCAGGCCTTACAGGCTGTATAGTGTCCACATTGACCCTCCTGGGTTGCCATGTAAACACTCAGGCTAGACCATTGAATGATgagaagccagagagagagacagcaaggcCGGCCTGTCCCCAGTGTTTTATCACCCAAGCTGAGATCCCAGCTATGTGATTAGAGCCACAGGAACCTTCCAGCCCCAGCTGAGCCCCCAGAAGAATGCAGCTGCAGGAGAATCCCAGCCAACACCAGGTGGAGCAGAAGCACCATCTCGCCAATTCCACAGGGTCCCGAGAGATGGGAACCCCCTCACTGTTGTTTCAGCTCCTGCACTCACGGTCACTCATGACACAGCCAAAAATAACTGACTCACAGggtgtcttagtctgctcaggctgctgtaacaaaatccTTTAGATGGCTATTCATACACACAGAAGTTTGCTtcccacagttctgaaggctgagaaatccaagatcaaggttccagCAGATCTAGCATCTGAGAAAAGTTCTCTCCCTCATGTTCTCAAGGCCTCTTCTAAGCGTCTTCATATGGCAGAAAGGGCAAGCAGGCTCCCAAAAACCTGTTTTAaaggtcactaatcccattcctAATCACCTCACAAGgcccccacctcttaatatttgGGATTAGTGATTAGGTCTTTGGGATTAGATTTCCACATGTGAATTTGGGAGGACactttcaaaccatagcacaggGTGAGTTggactttgttttttaatagttctgatgatttttttccttagacTTACCACGGAGATGCTGACATGTGTTAGAAAATACAGCTCATGTGGTTTAAATGAAGACATCTCTCATAGCAGGAAATTCCAGGTGAGGGCAGCAGGATTTTGGTGAATTGCCTGATTGTGCCGAGGACTCCTGCTCTTCTCATCTTCCCAGGCGGCCAGAGTGAAGATGCTCTTCCGGCCACCTTCTCTCGTGGGTGCAAAGGGTTGTGGAGCACCAGGCATTGCATCCAGACAGGGAATGCAACATCCGCCAGGGAAAAAGGAGCATTTCCTCTTTATGTTCCTGTAGGAGTGAGAAAACCTTGGCCAGACAACCCCCAGCAGGCTTCCTGTTGGGACTCATTGACTTGAGCTTGTTTGAAGCCAATCATTGGAAAGAGAAATGGAGCTACCAAGATTTTCTCAAAAGAGACAGAGTTTACCCTTAGCCACACAGAGGGTGGATACCTGAGCCAGCAAGGATAGAGAGGGCATGGCTGCTGCCCTGTAGTATTCGccacagaatgaaaaataattcgCATTTACCATTGAAAAAAGCAGACACTCCTGACAGGCAGGCAGCCTTGATATAGTGCCTTATACAACCTCTGTTTGCGCCTCGACCCCAATCCCACAGTCACAGTTTATAAGGTGGAAGCTTAGTCAAAATCCGGCTCCAGCAGTCAGGCTTCTTGCAGGAAACTGAAGGTGTTCTTGGGAGGGGATTGGAAGGGAGTTTGATGAAGGGACTGTTTGTTGCGGTGAGGTCATGCTTCAAGGATCCTTCAAAGGGTGCTGCTATTTAGGGACCAGAAACAATGGCAGACCGACAACATGTTTCACCCTAAGAGGCTTGGGGACAGGGATAAGTTCTGTTCGTAGAGCCTGGAGGAGTTATGCAATGGAACGGGCACCCAGGAAGAATCTTGGCCGCAGAGGTAAACCAACACTGGCGGATGTAGGGGCAGgcgggaaggaagggggaggaggcCCCTGCCTCTCTCCTACCTGGTCTGCAGCAGGTGCCCCTGTGGGTGAAGATCCACTGAGGGGGACCACCAGCTTCCTGAGCTCAGGGCAGGCCGGAGCAGGACAGGCTGGGATGGAAAATGGAGAATCGGTGACTTGGACGACAAGAAATGGGAGCCGTTTACTGTTTAGTCACTACGATTACTGTTCACTAGTACTCATTTCTACTCGTCTAAAAGGTGGCCAACACCATTTCTTTTCCGCAAGCACTCGGGAGAACATTCATATTCAACTGCATTCCTAAGACCCAGACGGGGCAGCCTTCTCCACAGGCACCAAAAGGTGTTGCCTGTCTGGTTTCATCAGTGATTATCTATGGCAGTAAGACAGGAAGTTGGAAACCAAGTACCTCAATTAAGTCAAGGCTGGGTGGATTTAGAGAACAAAGTGCTTGTTCCCCGGGCCAGGCCACCCTAGGGAAAACAGAGGCATTCTCTGGGATGGACATGGTAGCGCTTGTGTGGTAAATACTTCTCAGCCCAgttcaaagccagcagcattaAGGACACGCCACGGGGAGCTGGAGACCAGGCGAAGCTGAACTCCTCTGTGGTTCACCAACCCCTCAAGCCACCTAAGTGTCTTCCGCTGTCGCAGCTTTGGGGCCAGAGGACCAGAGGCCAGGCCCTGGAAGCCACTGGGTTTCGGAAGCAGGGGCAGCCACCTGCAGAGCAGGAAAAGCCGGCGGGTCGGCGGCGCCACGTTCCGGGGCGAAACCCAGCTTCGGCTTGGATCTCCCACCCGGCCGGACTCCCGCTCTCTCCCCGCGGCCCCCTCCCACACTTCCACCTCGCCCCGCGATCTCACTGCTCCATCGAGGCTTCCGGGAGGAGGAGAAAAGTTTTCCCTCAGGAACCCGCGAAGGAAGCCCTGGGACCCTGGCTGAGACTCCGGGTTCCCCCAGTGCGGAGCCCCTTTCCCGCCGCGCCCCGCGCCTGCGCCCCGGGAGGCGGAAGCAACAGGGGTTCCTCCCCGCGGCCTCTGACCTCTGCCCTCTACCCCCAGGGTCTGGGGCCCGGGCCGAGGCGTGAGGGGGCAGGGCTGGCGCGCGGGTGCGAGCGCGGGTGTGGGCGCGGGGCGGGCGGGGGCTGCGGCCGCGGGGCGCATGCTCATTCGCGCCGGTGACGTGCGCGCCGGGAGCAGGGGCAGGAGCCAGCGGGGCCCGGAGGCTCCAGAGGGCGGCGGGCCGGGGAGGAGGAGACTCGGGAAGAGGAGAGCGCAGGCTCCGCCGCGGCCGGGGTGCTCCAGCCGAGCCCAACCCAGCGGGCGGACCGACGGGGAGAGAGAAGGCGCCAGAGCTCGCGCGCGGCCCCGAGCAGCAGCCTCGCCGCCCGCGGAGCAGCCGCCGAGGCGCGGGGCCGCGAACCCAGCGTTCGCCGGCCGGGCCGGGCATGAGCGCGGAGGGGCCGCGGCCGCCCCCTGCACCGCCCGGCGCGCCCAGGTCGTGACCGGAGCAGGGGGCGCGGCCGCACTCGGACCCCGGAGCCCATGGGCGCGCCGAGCCGGGCGCGGGGGCGCTGAGCGGCGGAGCGGGAGCGGCCGGAGGAGCCATGGACTGCAGCCTCGTGCGGACGCTCGTGCACAGATACGTGAGTGCTCCCGGCGCGGGCTGGGGGACCCGGGTACCAGACAGACGCGGGGCGGCCCCGCAGCCCCGACCCTGTGGCCAGTCCAGCCCCGGGGTCCTGGGGGGGCTCCCATGTCTGGGACGCTGACCGCCCCCGGGGCCAAGCGGGATGCTGGGGAGTGGCCTCGGAGTTGAGATTCTGGGGCTTCCGACGGGGTCTAGATGGGCACAGCGCGCGGCCCCCGCCTGGGGCCGCTACCTGCTCTCCTGCCGCGGCCGCGGCGCGCCCCCTTCCCGCCCGCAGCGCCCTGGGGGTTCATCGGAGAGACTGGCTGGGGTTCGAGCCGTCCCGGCGGACCGGGCGCCCGGAGAGAGCCAACTTCGACCCCGCCGGGGCCCGGGTCCGGGGAGGAACCTTCAGATGCGGCTTCCGCGCAGCCGTGTCTGCAGGAAGATTAAGAGATTGGGAGGAAGCGTTACACTTCTGCAGAAGCAGCTAGCAACTGTGTTCTTTAACACCCCGCGGGATTCAGAAGCGGAGttggaatctttttatttttttaccttaaaGTAACCGATTAGATCAGAAGTTCGGGTCTTCTCGGGTGCCTCTGGAATCTGCCCCTTCAGTGATAAGCCAGTGAAGAGCTCAGGAGGGAAGACTCGGAAGGAGAAAAGTTGATTGTGTTTTATGCCAGAGGAGGGGAAACCGGAATCCCTGGCGTTAGGTGTAAAAAGGGGTGTGTGGCCGGCGCCGTGGCtaacgactgtaatcccagcactttgggaggacgaggcgggcggatcacgaggttaggagtttgagaccagcctgaccaacatggtgaaaccccgtctctactaaaaaatacaaaaattagccgggcgtggtggtggacgcctgtgatcccagctactcaggaggctgaggcaggagaatcgcttgaacgcgggagtcggaggttgcagcagtgagccgagatggagccactgcactccaacctgggtgacagagtgagactccgtctaaaaaaaaaaaaaaaaaaaaaattgtgtgtgtgtgtgtagaagaggaagaaaactgtCCCAAGCACAGCGTTTCCTGCCACTGTCTTGCACAAGAGGCTTCATTGTTCCATAGAGGCTGGCGGTCAGTGGTCAGTCACAGGTTCGAGAAGTCGCATGCACCGGTTTTGGTACTAGAGAGGGCAGTATTATGGGAACTTCGTTCTTTCCTGGCCTAGGGATTACCTCAGGCAGCCTTTCATATTTATGAGCTTTCTTTAAATAGGAGACCTTGGCCAAAGATAGGTTTCTTTTCAGTGGAGGATGCCAGATCAATGCTTTCCCCGGATTTATTTACTAATCAAAAACCTCGGAGAGTCAAGGGGACTTGAGTGCACCTTACATTGTTTCCTGATGTCGGGGAAGCCTTAGGAAGGTCGGCCTGCTTTACTTAAGTGGAGAGAACTCACCCCGGTGATTCTGATGATTCCGGTGCTAGATCTGGAAAGGCTTAGCTGCAGGAACCTTGTGTTACCTCTTCACTGGTGCTCGAGCCCCCAATTCAAATCCTAATGTGAGTGGTAGACCTGTGTTTCACTGTGGTGACGTTACAGAAGACCCCATCACAGTGACTGTAGGTAACCTGCTGTGTGAGAGATGTGCTTAATAAAGTGGGCGGAAGCTTCTGTTCTCAGTTGTGTCGCTTAGAAATGTGGGTCCCTAGACAACTTATTTTCCTGCCTTGTTTCCTCCGAGGGAAATGGAAGAGGGAAGGGACTAACTATTCACTTTACCTGTGCCCGTGGTGTTCCCAGTTCATTCCGTTCCCTTCTAACACTCAGTGTTAAAAAGGAGGGTCACGTTGTGGTGCTAATGTGCAGCCTCTTTCCATAGAAATGGGAGATGGATGGGCCAGCTCGGCCCACCCTGTGGAGAATCTCACCTTCCCAGCCGGTTCCTGACCCCTTCATCCTGGGAGGGGGACAGACAGACGTCCAGTTTTGATGCTTTgactcccttcctttctccaggCCTTTGGCTGTTTTCTgttatatagatttatataagTGCGTAGCTTACATTTTTAATTCCCTTTTGCTGGATTATTACGCCAGTGGCATCACATTTTCTCTTAATCTAAGGGGTAAATATTCTTTAGTGAACTTTTCCAGCATGTACATTGTTTGATAACGTCTTGGGAATACAAGTTGTGGGATagtgttgtttctgtttttctcattccaCATGTGTTTTTTGCAGTGTAATCTGGCTACCTTACCCATATTTACACACAAAACCGTTCATCTCTATAATTTTAAGTTCATGTCTATGGTATTAAACTAATTTGACTTTTTCCAGAAACAGTCATGAtctgttttcttgttatttcatTATCGCCCACTATGTGGGActaaattatatttccttttgctACAGAAAAACGAGTCTGGGATTGAATACTCATATTTCCTCATGGTTTCCTTATGTGACTTACTTTATAAAAAAGGACAGATAAATAGACCCTGCTCCCTCTTGGTGTTCACGTAGTCAATTCCTGGGACTAAGAAAGCTTTCCAGCTACTTCTGATGTGTGAGGGTGGCTAAAAGATAAAGAAGTCCCTGGAAAAACATTGCTGTAGGCATTTTATTGTGGGTTAACTCCAGAGAGAGAGCAGAGGCAAATGAGTGAGAGAACAGATGAACAATTAGGCCAGAGTACTCCACCCTGTGGGTTACTAGTTGTTTGGGTGTTTGAATGGACAGGAGTCATGCAgagatattttgtatttgtaaatggGGCCGTGTTTGTATACCACAAGGGGGTGCTTGTGCTTATGGGGTGCTGTATGCTCCATGGGGTGATGTAGGTGCATGGGGGGTGCGGGGGAGAGCGTGTGGTGCCGTGGGGTGGTGTATGTGCCGTGAGGTGGTGTATGCACCATGGGGTGGTGTATGTGCTGTGGGGGGCGCAGGGGCAGGGGGAGAGCCTGTGTGCGGGGAGTGGTGTATGTGCCACGTGTGCCGTGGAGTAGCGTACATATTGTGGGGTAGTGTTTGTGCTGTGGGGTAGTGTATATTCCATGGGGTGGTGTATGTGCTGTGGGAGCTGCGGGGTAATGTGTGTGCCGTGGAGTGGCGTATGTACTGTGGAGTAGTATATGTGCTGTGGGGTAGCATATGAGTCGTGGGGTAGTGCCTGTGCCCTGAGGTAGTTTGACCTCCATGATGTAACGCTTTGAAATcacttttaggccaggcacggtggctcatgcctttgtaatcctagcactttgggaggctgaggagggtggatcacctgatgtcaggagttcaagcccaacctggccaacatggtgaaaccccgtctctactaaaaatacaaaaaatttgccaggcgtggtggcaggtgcctgtaatcccagctactcagaaggctgaggcaggagaattgcttgagcccagaaggcggaggttgcagtgagctgagatcgcaccattacactccagcctgggtaacaagagcgaatcTCGTCTCAAATAAGAGTATTTTTTAACAGCATGGATGGAGAGCTAGTTCCATTTCCTCTTCAGAGTTGTAAGGTGGGCAACACCAATTCAGGTAGTTTAAGTTCTGAGAGAAACCAGGACAGCCTCAGCGGGTAGCTTAATTTCCTTAGATACGCTCTGGGCAGTGGCCTCAATGCTGAGTGGGAGCCTCCCTGCCCTTCTTAGCCATGTGGCCTTGGGTAAGTGGCTTAattccttctgcctcagttttctcctctgaggGTAAGAGCAGTACTCATTTCATAGCTATTGTGAGGGCTGAATGAGGTAATCTGGGTGGAGAGCCAAGCATGGGGAAGCGCTCAGTCCATTTGTCATGCCTGGCTGTTAACAGAGCTAAGTCCCTGGGTAGGGTTGGCTGGGAAGAGAGCAAACCTATGGCTGACAGTTCTGTTGCTCAGCTACCCGT from Rhinopithecus roxellana isolate Shanxi Qingling chromosome 18, ASM756505v1, whole genome shotgun sequence carries:
- the LOC115894528 gene encoding uncharacterized protein LOC115894528 isoform X1; protein product: MPGPAGERWVRGPAPRRLLRGRRGCCSGPRASSGAFSLPVGPPAGLGSAGAPRPRRSLRSPLPESPPPRPAALWSLRAPLAPAPAPGAHVTGANEHAPRGRSPRPPRAHTRARTRAPALPPHASARAPDPGGRGQRSEAAGRNPCCFRLPGRRRGARRERGSALGEPGVSARVPGLPSRVPEGKLFSSSRKPRWSTCPAPACPELRKLVVPLSGSSPTGAPAADQQHPLKDP
- the LOC115894528 gene encoding uncharacterized protein LOC115894528 isoform X2, coding for MPGPAGERWVRGPAPRRLLRGRRGCCSGPRASSGAFSLPVGPPAGLGSAGAPRPRRSLRSPLPESPPPRPAALWSLRAPLAPAPAPGAHVTGANEHAPRGRSPRPPRAHTRARTRAPALPPHASARAPDPGGRGQRSEAAGRNPCCFRLPGRRRGARRERGSALGEPGVSARVPGLPSRVPEGKLFSSSRKPRWSSGCPCFRNPVASRAWPLVLWPQSCDSGRHLGGLRGW